The Argentina anserina chromosome 5, drPotAnse1.1, whole genome shotgun sequence genome includes the window CAGTTCATTATGTTACAGTCTGGAATATAGGATTCTACAGATTGCATTGTGTAAAGTACCAAAAGTTATATTTTCTGATCTTTTCATAAATTCTAGTGGataattttgaaatataaagttccaaattcattaGAGTCTCGGGTTTTGAGTGTTTGCAATTACATGATGGTATTTGTTGAAGCCGAGAAGCTATTTAATTAGGTTGCTGGAGTTTGTCATCCAAATTTCAATGGATTAACTCAATTTTGGTGCACATCATCATGCACACAGGCACACAGCCGATTCTCAAATTCACCATCTACTTATTCCTCTCTGCTGTGCAACTCAGGTGGGGCTCGTCATAGGCAAGCTCAGCTCTACGGTAGTCAGTAGACCGAGTCTTCGTATTCGATAAAATACCGACTCCGCCCAACGACGCCGGAGCTCCGGCTTGCTCTCTCGTCAAACGGAAGGATTGGGTCGCTACTCGCTAAACATGCTCGATCGTCAGGTCATTTTCATGTAGAAATGTTACTATCAAATCTCATTGCTTGAATATCTAACACTTGATATGATTTCGGGTTTCAATGATTCTGGTTGTGTACTTGTGATTAGGTTTATATATTTTGGATGTTCAATGATTCTGGTTGTGTACCAATTTTTCTATCTAAATGCCATTCTTTGTTTCTCGTTAAATTTGTGGAAGGTAAATTAATTGCAGGCTCAGTGTCAAGTTTATCTGTTTAGTAAACTTAATTCTGACGAACGGTGACACAACATTGGATATTGTAGCAGCTTAAGACTGTGTGACTTCAAATTGGAAAGGTCCAAACTTCCCTTCATACAGTATATTTATGTGCATGTACAAATTCTGGTACAAGGTAGGTGTGGTCTCTTGTTTTAACTTGGTATATACGTTTGATAATGAGCTACACCTTAGTACTTCTATGTTCTATCGGCTTAGTAATTGTAGGAGGGATACTAAACCTTATCCAACAAAATTACACATTATTTTAAGGTCGACGTGTAAATCAGGACAAATCAGATTATAACTCGAATGAAATACAACAAAAAATTAGGAATATAAAAGAGGACTACTACCTGGTGTCAATCTCATTAAAACTAATATAGTTTCTGTAGTTtgagaagaaagaaacaagaaCACGCAGTTTTTGCCTGTCAGTTCTTAATTCCAGGAGAAAAAGGAACCCTAACTTTCTGTTAGACTGGGAGAGAAGCCTAGATTTGCCGGAAAGCCCCAACCAGAACGCACCTATATCTGTTTAGTCTATGCTCTATCCATCTCTCTGTCCCTTTGCTCTCTGAGGACTCgggtatatatataactgCGAAAGCTCTTGTACTATATATTCTAGTATTGGATATTTTGCCGGTGTCAAAAATTTATTGCTTGTGTAAAATAATCGAGGTAGAAACGAGGAGGGAATGTCAAACTGTTGCAAATATACTGGTGAAGATGTCGTGGAGCAAATCCTATCAACCTTACCTCCCAAATCTCTCATGCGATTCAAGTGCGTCTCTAAAAGATGGTATGCTCTGATCACCAACCCCATATTCGTAGCTAAGCACCTCTCCTATTCCAAGCACAACAGTCTCACTACAAGCGTCCTTTTGAAGCGTTTGGTCTGCAAGGACACAAAGGAGGCTGAAGATCATGAGCCTGAAACGGTTTTGTCATTTGTTAAATTTCGCAACAATATTGATGATAATGGTGGTAAACATGCACATGAGCATAACAGCTATTCTGGGGTGGAGGACGTCAAGTTTCTTCCAAAGACTAGCTCCCGGTGGTTGCATATTGTAGGCCATTGTGATGGGATCGTATGTCTAGCTGCTACTCATGAGGTGCTTTTATGGAATCCAGCGATTCAAGAATCCAAGCCTCTGTCTTCCGAGCCATACCTGCAAGGCTATGGCTTCAACTATGATGCTGTGGCATTTGGCTATGACCCTTGTTCCAAAGGGTACAAAGTTGTTAAAATTGGGTGTCATGGTGATCGATGGGATGATGAAAACTATTATATCTATCATCCCCCGAAAGCAATATTATACACCCATCTGGGTACTGATTCTGATTCTTGGAGAGAGATCGAGACTTGTTCTTTAGAAACACAAACTACTATCCTTTGGCCTGAAATTTTCCAGATTTACTTCAAGAATGTGTGCTATTGGACGGGACAGGAGCAACACAAGGAGTTGCATGCATTTGAAGCAGCGGAGGAGAAATTCATTCATGATATCATCATATTCTTTGATCTGGTAGATGAGGTATTTCATGACATGTTTTTACCGGATTGTTTTTATGATCGGAACGAGTTCTTTTATGGTATGCGCCTTCTAGTGTGGAATGAATCCGTTTCACTCTTCGGATTGCAAAATACTCGTCATTTATCCTGTGGCATATGGGTGATGGATGAACTTGGAGGTCCTAAGGGTGCTTGGACTAAACATATAGCATTTGAGCTCACTGAAAAGCCATTAGTATTTTTGAATAACGATCAGATTCTTCTGGCGGATGTAGAGGAGGACACAATTGGACATATAATTTCCTATAATTTGAGTACCAAGAAACTCAACCACCTCCCCATTCAGACTGATTTACACATTAATGCACGCCCAGATGATGACTACATAGCTGTTCTCTATGTGAATAGTATAGTTCCGGTCTTGGGAGGCAATATGATTGGAAGTGGACATGATATTAGCAACGTAAACTTTCTCACTCCATTTCTCATCTCTTAATGCTTACTAATGACTAATCTATGCCTATCAATAAGGACGCTGAAATTCTAACTTCAGTTCTGAGAACTAGTGTACTATGCTTAGTAATTTATGCTTAttaatctatatatatgcaaattACAGATGCTTCATGCTATTTTGCAGGTTGAAATATCTCCCTCCAGTTACACTTGTTCTTCAGTAAGTCACTCGATTATGGAAAGGACGACTCACTCATACTCAGTGTGGGCAATTCCACCAGATGAGGTGTCTATCAGAATCAAGAAGGTGATGGAAGGCCTCCGGGATGATTTTGGTGGTCCGGAGATTGAGCCCCATATTCCGATTGTGGGATCTATTCGTAAGGGACAAGACGATGTGCTCAGAAGGTTCGCAAGTCTGCGGTCTCGTGTAGTTTCAGCGTACAAAGCTACAGTTACTCAAGTTGTTTTTAGAAATTCTTATTACCAGTGTGTTTCTCTCCTAATGAATTCATCATTTTCATGCCAGGATGAGGATGTTAATGAGGTACTTCATTTTCTCACTTCTTTGTTTTCGGGTGATATGTAGCATTTCAATCTTTTATTTTGTCTTATCTACCATCTGGTATAATAATGACGTGCGTTTATCAATTTTTTATTGTCCTCAGATGAGAGAAATAGCTTCAACTTGCAACGAAAGATTCGGTTTCCACAATCGTGAGTCCATTTCATTGTAGATGTTTTTTCCACAATTGTTTCATTTCACATGACTTTTGTCATGCAATTTGAAATTACATGCATAGTTGAGAATGCTTCTTCAGTTGATCTCTTTCTCCTTAAATTGCCAAAGTTGTAATAATGATTGTCGTGCAAGCAATATCAAAATTAAATGCTCTTTCATGAAAGATACTGCATACCCTAAATTAAATGTAGTCCATTGCGGTTATGTATGGGTGATATGAACTATATGAATCAACCACTTAGATCTCCTTGGTAAACTAAGATGGCATAGATCGATGCCAATTCTTAATATGAATTGGCTGAGCTGCCATGAGCATATAGGGAGTGAAGATTAGCTAGCAAGCGATCTTTGTCTGCCAAATTGAAGCATAATTTATGAAGTGTTGGACTATAAATGTTATATCTTGTGTTATTTACTAGTAAAAATAATGGATTATTGAATAGAATACCATCGATCGTCTGTTTTGTGCAGGAGTTAGGCCACATTTGAGCCTGTTTTTAGGTTATCTgtcagaagaagagaagaaaagagctGAAGAAAAAATCAATATTCTGGATGATAGCATTACTAGCATGAGTTTTCCTATAACTCGATTTGCACTGTACAGAATTGACTACAAAgataaaactctcaaatcttGGGAAAAAATTGCTGAATTCCCCCTCCTGATTGAGCCGGGGGATACTTGCATTTAGTACATTAAAGCTTTGAATTGGTTGTGGTTTAGTGCTCTCCTCAAAGCTTTTTGGCTTTAATTTAAAATTGGCCTAGCTTTTTAAGTGTAAATCTAAATCTCCTTATTTTTATACTACTATATAATGAGTTAgttagagcatctccaacatacattttagagaaaaaaaaggaaatttgtaaattttaagttttttttccaCTCCAACAAATCTTCTATCACATTCTCCAAAATATATAAAGGGATGAGAAAGAACATGAAATCCTTCAAATTTGTAACAACCTGCAAAATTTTAGAGAAACAAGCATTTAATGTTCTACATGTTATCAAATAACTCTTGAGTTATAACAACcaatcaaaataataaaaaattataatcatTTATCTCAAACTAgcatattaaatatataaaataattgatGGTTATAAAAATaggattatataatatatttttcactTGTAATAAATGCAGAAATATACAAAATGCATAACTGTTTGAGTATAATTTTTTTGGAgattttgacattttttttttcattttagagaaattttgtCAAAGTTGTTACAAATGCTCTTAGTGTATAAGCAGTAAGTAAAGTAGATGGAAATAAATTTGTCGCccatctcacaaataaatgtcttttataataatcatggttataaatttatttccGCTTTGGGTTGTTAATTTTGTAGTCATGGAACATGTTTGATGAGAACTTTATGAACTCTTGAAATGAAATATGTTAAAAGTAGGGCTTGGAGTTGGTACCGAAACCGTTCGTCCCGTACCGAATCCcgacgggacgggatgaatCAGTAAAAATTTCCGATATCGAACAGATACTGATACCATAAGCATATAATCGGTACGGGTCGGTTCTATTAGATCTGATACCGAATATACCTAACCGTACCGAAACTATAAAAGGTCATATTTTTTTAGGGGGTTTAGGATTCACAAAAGCCAATATACCCTAACCCATTTCATCGAAAACTCATTGCCTCCATTCACTTCGCGACTTCATTCTTTCATTTCGCGTCTACGCCTTTCACTCTCAATCACTAACTTCGCCCTTCACTCTCATTATCACGTCTCAATTGCAGCCTCTATGAATCTCGATGGGAAAACTAAAGGTAAGCCTTAATTCAATCTTGAATTCTTAACTGAAACTCTGAAAGTATGAATCATATATGCagattgggttttgggttttactTTATTTGGGTTATGGTTTGACTTTGTGTTCGTTTCAAATCAAAAGAGTCTGAGTTTTGTGTTTACTTTCTTTATGCAGAAGTATGAATTTGTATAGTGTAAAGTGCAGAAATATATGCAGCTGTAGGAACTGCACTCAGTTTGTATCTTTCAGCTTTGTGAAAGTGTGAAGTGTGTTAATTGTGTGATTTGTATCTTTTATGTGAATTTTGTTCATAATTGATCCTAGTTAGTGTAATGAATGATGCATATGTAGGTCTTGTGGAATTTACaagtttggtaccaaacaaataCCGAACCGTACCGAACTGTATCAGTTCAGTATTGAGGTTGAAAATGGTAGTACCAAACTGATACCGATATATAAAATCGGTATGGTATTTGTATGAGCATAATCAAGGACCGTCCCATACTGGTCCCAACCCTAGTTAAAAGTGTTATGTCTTTTGTGGTCTTCtacttttgagtttttatatagACATTTTTAGCAGATTATTCATTTCACCACCGTCAACAATTGGTAAAGAGATAACACGAAAAAAAGCAAACCAATTGAGAGTTATTATAAAACCCGAATTCGTAGAGACGAACTTGAATATGAACAAATGATAGGACAAATGAgctccaaaatggacgaaatcgAGCGCAATTATTCATTTCACCGCCCTCACAACAATTGGTAAAGAGATGGTGTTGATGTTAAATAATTGAAAATGCCACTAGTGTAGATTAGCAGAGCATAGATTGCAGAAGCAGCAACACTAGTGACTTAGTGCTATGAAGAACATGAATCATTAATATGGCGGTAATAAACAAGAatcatattttaaaaatagtGATAGACATGGATTTATTGCAGAAGCAATAGAAAATGTTCAACATACTAGAAATATAGAAGTGCTTGTGCTACAATGGTATGATGCACATACACCACAAACCCACACCAATTATCCAGCATTAAGCATTACATAACATAACAGtaaaatagaaagaaacttGAAGGCACCAACATATAGCAACAGAATCAGTACTCATCTCCCTCATCGCCATCATCTCCCTCAGCAGACTCGGCACCAACCTCCTCATAATCTTTCTCCAGAGCAGCAAGGTCCTCACGTGCCTCAGAGAACTCTCCTTCCTCCATGCCCTCACCCACATACCAATGCACAAAAGCACGCTTGGCGTACATCAGATCAAACTTGTGATCAATGCGGGAGAACACCTCAGCCACACTGGTGGAGTTGGAGATCATGCACACAGCCCTCTGCACTTTAGCGAGGTCACCTCCTGGAACAACGGTGGGTGGCTGATAGTTGATACCACACTTGAACCCAGTAGGGCACCAGTCCACAAACTGAATGGTACGCTTGGTCTTGATGGTGGCCACAGCCGCATTCACATCCTTGGGTACCACATCTCCTCGGTACATCAAACAGCAGGCCATGTACTTGCCATGGCGAGGATCACACTTGGCCATCATAGAAGCTGGCTCAAAAGCACTGTTGGTGATTTCAGCCACTGAGAGCTGCTCATGGTATGCTTTCTCTGCAGAGATCACAGGAGCGTAGGAGGAGAGCATGAAATGGATCCTTGGGTATGGCACCAAATTGGTTTGGAATTCAGTCACATCCACATTCAGAGCACCATCAAACCTCAGAGAGGCAGTCAAAGATGAAATCACCTATAAAGCAAAGAAAAACAACCAATTAGACTCCGTCAATATAATAAATCACCCACTTCAAAAACACATGGTACAATAACTAAAAGCGCTTGAACAAAAATTTCCAAAAATTCAACGACCGATAAGCTTCAAAACACAACATCAGTCACACAATTCAAAGCACATTAATATAATCAATCACCCAATCCAAAACACATCAGTATTAGTTATCAAAGTGTTTGATAAAAAATCCCAAAAACTAACAACCAATCAGATTCAAAACCTCTAATTACAATCGATCATCCAATTCGAAACACAACCAGATTATTTTGATAGGTTAAAATCACCGTCCTTGAAGTTCATGTCAACCTAAGACTCATAAATAAGCAGATTTAAAGCACATTTGTATACATTATGCATATTCTAATCAATAGTATTAGTTAAACATGTTTCAATTATAAACACATAGTCAATTAATCCATAGCATGATAACCATATTCAAATCAATCCTACATTTATTCATCAGATTCAAAAAGCATCAGTATCAAGAATGCACATCAAGTGTTCGATTCAATACCTGAGAGACTAGGCGATTGAGATTGGTGTAAGTAGGGCGCTCAATGTCCAGGGATCTGCGGCAGATGTCATAGATAGCCTCATTGTCGAGCAAAACAGACACATCGGTGTGCTCAAGCAGCGAGTGAGTAGAGAGCACACTGTTATAAGGCTCCACCACCGACGTCGAAACCTGAGGAGAAGGATACACAGTGAATCCGAGCTTCGACTTCTTCCCATAGTCCACCGAGAGCCTCTCGAGCAGAAGCGACCCGAGACCCGACCCGGTACCCCCTCCGACGGCATTGAACACCAGGAACCCCTGGAGGCCGGTGCAGTTATCGGCGAGCTTCCGGATCCGGTCGAGGCAGAGATCGACGATCTCTTTGCCGATGGTGTAGTGACCGCGGGCGAAGTTGTTGGCGGCGTCCTCCTTGCCGGAGATGAGCTGCTCGGGGTGGAAGAGCTGGCGGTAGGTGCCGGTGCGGACCTCGTCGATGACGGTGGGCTCGAGGTCGACGAAGATGGCGCGAGGGACGTGCTTGCCGGCGCCGGTCTCGGAGAAGAAGGTGTTGAAGGCGTCGTCGCCGCGGCCGACGGTCTTGTCGCTAGGCATCTGGCCGTCTGGCTGGAGCCCATGCTCGAGGCAGTAGAGCTCCCAGCAGGCGTTGCCGACTTGGATTCCGGCCTGGCCGATGTGGATCGAGATGCACTCTCTCatttttagggttagggttttgaaAACGAAGGAAGAAGGTGGAGATGAAGCGGCGTTTACCAAGACGCCGTTTAGGTTTTGGGGTGAGAAATGAAGAGGGGGGATGGTGTGGTTTTATAAAGGGAGTGGTGTTAACCAGGGTTAGTGGAACGGGACCGGGGTTAATATTAGGGTTGGACAGCGGAAATTATGAACCCACAGCCTGGCCGGCCCAACGGACTGACCGtttgaaatttaaatattGCCAGTGGGGGAATTATTAGAGGGAAAAGAATCCTGTGTTTGTCTCCCAGCTAGATATTTTGCAGCTACCAAAAAACGACAACGTTTTGGAGAGAAGAGGTGTGAGGATGTGAAGGGAGAAAGGGAGAGATGAAATGAATCACTATATATTACCTTCTTGTCAGtaactacaatagagactTAGGCTGTGTTTGTTTACCCGGATATAGGACATGGATTTGATAAAAATATACCACTCCGACCCATCACATGTTTGGAGACTAGATAACAACAAACCGgaaaatttaattcatatcTCATATCGATTTCAAATCCTCTAGAAAATGTGTTTTTAAAAATAGTCCACCTTCATTTCGACagcttctctttctttctctatgAAACTTCAACAACCTTTTTTCCCTTGAACGTGTTTTCTGGCGACCACAATCTTTGTATACAACTGCCTTCGTCGGGTCTTAGCCTCTCGGCGCCTCCTCCGCCGCCATAATCTCTGATTCCGACGTTTTTTTTTGACCTATAGATGTTGGAGTCCAACTCGACAAGGGAGTAATTCGTGTTCAAAATTAAGCTGCTGGGTGCTGCTGTGCCGAGCTCAATGATCGGAAATTTGAGGTGGTTCTTCTTTGTGTGGGTGCCATTCGTTTTCGATCGGAGCGATGATCTGGGTTTGGGTACGACGGCTAttaaagtcatgaaaaactctaaaacaatctcaataaatcgaaatcattttaatgtcacagaagatcattactgagttcatagtacaactcagtcaaattgattattacaaaccaaaattataattcaacattatatcaaatggaaatgtaaaaatcatctcaaatcctcaccacaagatagaataaaacaacttcaagtcttcagagttgtccgtcgatttccgctaatccacacctgcggaattatcccatacaccatcgaataggtgcaccgggattgtaaacacaaacccggtaagctttacagctcgtatgagtaaaacaacaatataactcgcataaaaatatatacgaaaatccacaaagcaTCAATCATAATGCAcacatgagtcattggacggcccatctggttgtccaataatatatgaaaatctatgtgctcatgagaaatcgggcaacccctctatttaccccaaatacatttataatactggtactcatgagcgttgGTACACCTTTGTTACCCATCatgttagtacgccgccgatattgggcaaccacttgctacccaatatccaaaatatgggtactcataagccgataactcatttgttacctctcatgcagtacaccagcagacagactagagctctaactgtatcataactgtcgcccggccaaggctaggttctgacatgccaacacgtctgaagactggtccgaagatagaaaaacacatccgaagacataacacacatccgaagacagaaaaacacgtccgaagacaaaaaaacgttttaacaaaactcaatgttaaaaccacgtataataacaatccactcatgttattgtactacaacaagcaactcttgctcaaataaaataaatatagttgccacaatataattcatttgaaaataagaacgtaacagtatataatatagtacctcatatatatgtatcatatttaccattttatacacatacacaacccactatattatatatatatatatatcatagttcgatcttttaaaataaatgtaattattAATCTTCGCTAGGGGTAGATttgtcactgtgagattttactcagcttataatcctgagcgtaatttccacgattccgaaagtGAATTCTTTACTTGATgtatcgatcacctagaaaagataagaagtgaatttagaatcgttacgtaaaaccttaaatgccaaaacagtaatagtatgttactattcatgtattactgtacaaatacatatttattacgtattcatgtacgagtatatattatttacatatttctgtacgagtacatagtATTTACGTATTTTGTACATCCATGTACTATTCAATCGTATATACTAATTCAGTAAATACTAATTACCGATTTTACCCTTCAAAAATTAcctttacatttactgtacgtaatttacatttacatttaccgtacataaaataaattcacatttactgtacgtaaattactttttacattcaccataCGCAAAAATAATTctacaaaattactgtttgaaatcactgttcacgcgccgctcaCCGTgccagcgcgtggggcccacgcgccacctctgaaaccggcgcgcgtggcttgcccaccgccACCCATatcctctcctctccttctcctcttcctcctacGGCCTCAAGCCGCCTCCCTGCCTTTCTCACGctacctcacgcgccgcctaaggcggcggtttCCTCTccgctcctcctcctcctccgatcatCCACCAAATCGCCAccaattcaacaacaaaacaCACCAACCAACAAATCAAGAAAACCCTTACCTCGTGAGGGTGTAGAACCGCCGAGAAGACCACCGGAGGTGCTTGCGAGGCCGACAGAGTCGAATCGAGCAGAGGCGAGCCGCGAATCGAGCTCCACTCTCGTTGTAGGTGGCTCCGGGGGTAAGGAGAGGTGGAAGCGAGCTATCCTCCGAGTGCTTGCATCGCGGAGGTGGAAACTGGGCGGCGTCGAGTTGCAGATCAACGGAGGTGCGTCGGCGTGGCGAACGGCGGCGAGGGAGGACATGTCCTTCTCGGGATTTGTCGCGGAAGACCTTGTGAGGCTTTTGGGTGAGGCAGTGAGGGCCACGGCGGCCCATGGGATGAGATTGCCGGTGAGGTGCtatgagagagatagagagagagagagagagagagagagagagagagagaaaagagggaggggtttccgaaaatggaaatcctAATCTCAAAAATTCTCCTTTTATACCCActttcaaaatcggaaactaacttccgtcgttaataaatttcacgtacgacgtccgattagaacgcgtgacgtttccatgaactcgtatcgacgagctctacaactttcgtgaatgacgttttcacaaacgagcgacggagtaaaagtcgattatTGCGTCGCGGAaacataacgtttttctaattaagttTTCCGACGACGGTtcagttttcgatttgacaaAAACATTGCGTTTTATTAATAGTACGatgtttattaatttctacaaaatcaaataaatcgatCCCGAAAAATCAGGTCATTGCAGCTATGTATTTCAGTTTTTGGCTTGGTTTACATATCCAATATGTTAAATCGATGCCCACCAAACATCTCACAGGTAAAGGAGGTAGACATATCCAATCCTATCTTAGTCAAGTCTCACCAGGCCCATATCCAGTGTACCCAGCACAACCTTGGAGTTAACCACATGCACAACGCACGTACCGAGTCCAGGTTGTAACCATCCGACAAGGCCACGCGTTGCTGCGGCTTTGCAATGAAAAAGGATTATGCGACACGCATCATTCTATTTATCCTCCATCtactctctctcctctcgcTGCTCTAAGCTcggcctctctctctctctctggcaCTTCGCCGCAATTCAACCTCAAATTGACGATGAACTATCAAATTTCACCACTCCAATGAACTATCGAATTAAAACAATCAGAAACCACAAAATCACCAAAAGAGAATGAACAATAAAAGTACCAAAAGAAGATGAACCACACCTAGATAGAAATAACAGAAACCAGCATCAACAATCAGCACCATAGCAGGTTGCTAA containing:
- the LOC126796424 gene encoding tubulin alpha chain gives rise to the protein MRECISIHIGQAGIQVGNACWELYCLEHGLQPDGQMPSDKTVGRGDDAFNTFFSETGAGKHVPRAIFVDLEPTVIDEVRTGTYRQLFHPEQLISGKEDAANNFARGHYTIGKEIVDLCLDRIRKLADNCTGLQGFLVFNAVGGGTGSGLGSLLLERLSVDYGKKSKLGFTVYPSPQVSTSVVEPYNSVLSTHSLLEHTDVSVLLDNEAIYDICRRSLDIERPTYTNLNRLVSQVISSLTASLRFDGALNVDVTEFQTNLVPYPRIHFMLSSYAPVISAEKAYHEQLSVAEITNSAFEPASMMAKCDPRHGKYMACCLMYRGDVVPKDVNAAVATIKTKRTIQFVDWCPTGFKCGINYQPPTVVPGGDLAKVQRAVCMISNSTSVAEVFSRIDHKFDLMYAKRAFVHWYVGEGMEEGEFSEAREDLAALEKDYEEVGAESAEGDDGDEGDEY
- the LOC126795799 gene encoding F-box/kelch-repeat protein At3g06240-like, with amino-acid sequence MSNCCKYTGEDVVEQILSTLPPKSLMRFKCVSKRWYALITNPIFVAKHLSYSKHNSLTTSVLLKRLVCKDTKEAEDHEPETVLSFVKFRNNIDDNGGKHAHEHNSYSGVEDVKFLPKTSSRWLHIVGHCDGIVCLAATHEVLLWNPAIQESKPLSSEPYLQGYGFNYDAVAFGYDPCSKGYKVVKIGCHGDRWDDENYYIYHPPKAILYTHLGTDSDSWREIETCSLETQTTILWPEIFQIYFKNVCYWTGQEQHKELHAFEAAEEKFIHDIIIFFDLVDEVFHDMFLPDCFYDRNEFFYGMRLLVWNESVSLFGLQNTRHLSCGIWVMDELGGPKGAWTKHIAFELTEKPLVFLNNDQILLADVEEDTIGHIISYNLSTKKLNHLPIQTDLHINARPDDDYIAVLYVNSIVPVLGGNMIGSGHDISNVNFLTPFLIS
- the LOC126795800 gene encoding cyclic phosphodiesterase-like is translated as MERTTHSYSVWAIPPDEVSIRIKKVMEGLRDDFGGPEIEPHIPIVGSIRKGQDDVLRRFASLRSRVVSAYKATVTQVVFRNSYYQCVSLLMNSSFSCQDEDVNEVLHFLTSLFSGDIFGFHNRVRPHLSLFLGYLSEEEKKRAEEKINILDDSITSMSFPITRFALYRIDYKDKTLKSWEKIAEFPLLIEPGDTCI